In the genome of Phycisphaerae bacterium, one region contains:
- a CDS encoding DUF86 domain-containing protein has translation MMHAVPFAQYMDDRKLQLAVERSLEIIGEAARRVSPVFRESHPEVPWRRIIGLRNVLAHETAKSSRNVCGKSHPPAFLT, from the coding sequence ATGATGCACGCCGTGCCATTCGCGCAGTACATGGACGATCGGAAGCTTCAGTTGGCGGTGGAGCGGAGCTTGGAGATCATCGGCGAAGCGGCACGGCGCGTCTCGCCCGTGTTCCGTGAATCGCATCCGGAGGTGCCTTGGCGACGGATCATTGGTCTGCGTAATGTTCTGGCTCATGAGACGGCGAAATCAAGCAGGAACGTCTGTGGGAAGTCGCATCCGCCAGCATTCCTGACCTGA
- a CDS encoding nucleotidyltransferase family protein, producing the protein MVQSRVEIPTEHVADFCRRWRVRELALFGSVLTERFGPESDVDVLVTFAAEATWSLFDLVDMEAELHELFGRPVHLVEQDTIRDPFRRQSILAGKEVIYAA; encoded by the coding sequence ATGGTGCAAAGCCGAGTCGAGATTCCGACGGAGCATGTCGCCGACTTCTGCCGAAGGTGGCGAGTGCGGGAATTGGCGCTGTTCGGGTCGGTGTTGACGGAGCGGTTCGGACCCGAAAGCGACGTCGATGTCCTGGTGACCTTCGCTGCCGAAGCGACTTGGAGCCTGTTCGACCTTGTGGACATGGAGGCTGAGCTGCACGAGCTCTTCGGCCGTCCCGTGCATCTTGTGGAGCAGGACACGATCCGTGATCCGTTCCGGCGGCAGTCGATCCTGGCCGGCAAGGAGGTCATCTATGCGGCGTGA